One Acidobacteriota bacterium genomic window carries:
- the modB gene encoding molybdate ABC transporter permease subunit: MDLTGVLLFTLAVAAASTAWILVPGVLLAWLLSRPRLRGRSVLETLVTLPLVLPPTAVGLVLLALLGRGGPVGGWLYRSFGLEVAFTGLAVVLAGGVMALPLLVRTARGALEEVDPRLLAVARTLGRGPAATFFEVQLPLAWRGILGGVVLAFGRALGEFGATIVVAGNIPGRTQTLALALFQQVQIGDDRRALLLAGLAAVLAFAVLLLSQWLVGRGERALGRRL, translated from the coding sequence ATGGATCTCACCGGCGTCCTTCTCTTCACCCTGGCGGTGGCCGCTGCCAGCACCGCTTGGATCCTCGTTCCCGGGGTTCTGCTGGCCTGGCTGCTGAGTCGGCCGCGGCTGCGCGGCCGGTCGGTGTTGGAGACCCTGGTCACCCTGCCCCTGGTGCTGCCGCCCACCGCCGTCGGGCTCGTGCTCCTGGCGCTGCTGGGTCGCGGCGGGCCGGTGGGCGGCTGGCTCTACCGCAGCTTCGGGCTGGAGGTGGCCTTCACCGGCCTGGCGGTGGTGCTGGCCGGAGGAGTGATGGCTTTGCCGCTCCTGGTGCGCACCGCCCGCGGCGCGTTGGAGGAAGTTGATCCCCGGCTGCTGGCGGTGGCTCGAACCCTCGGCCGCGGCCCGGCTGCGACCTTTTTCGAGGTGCAGCTGCCGCTGGCCTGGCGCGGCATCCTGGGCGGCGTGGTGCTGGCCTTCGGCCGGGCGTTGGGTGAGTTCGGCGCCACCATCGTGGTTGCGGGTAATATTCCAGGACGCACCCAAACCTTGGCGCTGGCTCTATTCCAGCAGGTGCAGATCGGAGACGACCGCCGGGCACTGCTCTTGGCAGGGCTCGCGGCGGTCTTGGCTTTCGCCGTGCTGTTGTTGAGTCAATGGCTGGTGGGGCGGGGAGAACGGGCTTTGGGACGGCGGCTGTGA
- the modA gene encoding molybdate ABC transporter substrate-binding protein, producing MVALAALCFFLAVCGLSAGCGAGGSREGSAEPPLRVFAAASLSEALGEVAAAYRAAGGETVELNLAGSNVLARQIVAGAPADFFLSADARQMEVVQAAGRVREEEVFELLTNRLVVVVPRTSPVQSLASLAELEGFDRLALADPAAVPAGVYARRWIEASAGENLWARLEPRIVPAADVRAALAAVAGGHLPAGIVYASDVSAGGGVPAVRVVWSQGEGEEPRIAYPAAPVQGGRGAASRGWGHFLRGDRAMEIFRRHGFSSATPGIAGTSGSSGA from the coding sequence ATGGTGGCTCTGGCAGCGCTGTGCTTCTTCTTGGCGGTCTGCGGGCTCTCGGCGGGTTGTGGGGCAGGGGGCTCCAGGGAAGGCAGCGCCGAGCCGCCGTTGCGGGTCTTCGCCGCCGCTTCCTTGAGCGAAGCTCTCGGCGAGGTCGCCGCTGCCTACCGCGCCGCCGGCGGGGAAACGGTGGAGCTCAATCTGGCGGGCTCCAACGTCTTGGCGCGGCAGATCGTCGCCGGTGCGCCGGCGGATTTCTTCCTCTCCGCGGACGCGCGGCAGATGGAGGTGGTCCAGGCGGCGGGGCGGGTGCGGGAGGAAGAGGTCTTCGAGCTCCTCACCAACCGTCTGGTGGTGGTGGTTCCGCGCACTTCGCCGGTGCAGAGCTTGGCCTCGCTGGCGGAGCTCGAGGGCTTCGACCGGCTGGCGCTGGCGGACCCGGCGGCGGTGCCGGCGGGAGTCTACGCCCGGCGCTGGATCGAAGCTTCAGCCGGAGAGAACCTGTGGGCTCGCCTCGAGCCCCGCATCGTGCCGGCGGCGGATGTGCGGGCGGCGCTGGCGGCGGTGGCCGGCGGGCACTTGCCGGCGGGCATCGTCTATGCCAGTGATGTCTCGGCCGGGGGTGGGGTGCCGGCGGTCCGCGTGGTCTGGAGCCAAGGAGAGGGCGAAGAGCCGCGCATCGCCTATCCCGCCGCACCAGTCCAGGGAGGACGGGGGGCGGCCAGCCGCGGGTGGGGCCACTTCCTGCGCGGCGACCGTGCGATGGAGATTTTCCGCCGGCATGGCTTTTCTTCCGCAACTCCCGGGATCGCCGGGACCTCCGGGTCCTCCGGGGCCTGA
- a CDS encoding sulfatase: MNYQKSSSAPRREPRRRAWPGALLLAALFLCGACAEPEPGVRVVLITLDTLRLDSFTGVAGENGTADGGVTTMPELERWAQGGEIFDRCFSATSTTQPSHASMLTGLHPWQHGVTRNGQRLAAELVTVPEKLQEAGFATAAVVASFPLASTFAFDQGFEHFDDRFELGKPGSQWRQDAETAGPHTDDESDNETEDEHEEEDPEEQAPDRFYNLANEITDRALALLDDTTASQQFFWFHYFDAHSPYGDTGDGETVTPSRILSRAEEGEPVAPAVAEARALYDLDVRFMDRQLGRLLERLEADSERYQTHVVVVADHGESFGEDGSLAHGRRLIPSQIHVPCIVRSPLLGPGHRTEVVGSVDIAATLAALAGVEAPEIGGRNLLAPPDRPARAFGMRRTYREPYRDRRLDGSMVLLDHNLFYLVDRDGKIYRGNSGMLMPPAPGAELPEEFQRQLTQLFSTFEEQLAGRSTEELLDDETRDALRSLGYVG; encoded by the coding sequence TTGAACTACCAGAAATCCTCATCCGCTCCCCGTCGAGAACCTCGCCGCCGTGCCTGGCCGGGGGCTCTTTTGCTGGCGGCACTCTTCCTCTGCGGCGCCTGCGCCGAGCCCGAGCCCGGCGTGCGGGTAGTGCTGATCACTCTCGACACGCTACGCCTGGACAGCTTCACGGGCGTGGCCGGAGAGAACGGGACCGCGGACGGCGGCGTCACCACCATGCCGGAGCTGGAGCGCTGGGCCCAGGGCGGCGAGATTTTCGACCGCTGCTTCTCCGCCACCTCCACCACCCAGCCGTCCCACGCCTCCATGCTCACCGGGCTCCACCCCTGGCAGCACGGCGTCACCCGCAACGGCCAGCGGCTGGCGGCGGAGCTGGTGACGGTACCGGAGAAGCTCCAGGAAGCGGGCTTTGCCACCGCCGCGGTGGTGGCCTCGTTCCCCCTCGCCTCGACCTTCGCCTTCGACCAGGGCTTCGAGCACTTCGACGACCGCTTCGAGCTCGGCAAGCCGGGCTCCCAATGGCGCCAGGACGCGGAGACCGCGGGGCCCCACACCGACGACGAGTCCGACAACGAGACCGAGGACGAGCACGAAGAGGAAGATCCCGAGGAGCAGGCGCCGGATCGCTTCTACAACCTGGCCAACGAGATCACCGACCGCGCCCTGGCGCTGCTCGACGACACCACCGCCTCGCAGCAATTCTTCTGGTTCCATTACTTCGACGCCCATAGTCCCTACGGCGACACCGGCGACGGCGAGACCGTCACCCCCAGCCGCATCCTGAGCCGCGCCGAAGAGGGCGAGCCGGTAGCGCCGGCGGTGGCCGAGGCGCGAGCCCTCTACGATCTCGACGTGCGCTTCATGGACCGCCAGCTGGGACGCTTGTTGGAGCGCCTGGAGGCGGACTCGGAGCGCTATCAAACCCACGTGGTGGTGGTGGCGGACCACGGCGAGAGCTTCGGCGAGGACGGCTCCCTGGCCCACGGCCGGCGCCTGATCCCGAGCCAGATCCACGTTCCCTGCATCGTGCGTTCACCGCTGCTGGGCCCCGGCCACCGCACCGAGGTGGTGGGCTCGGTGGACATCGCCGCCACCCTCGCCGCCCTCGCCGGCGTCGAGGCGCCGGAGATCGGCGGACGCAACCTGCTGGCTCCGCCGGACCGCCCGGCCCGGGCCTTCGGCATGCGCCGCACCTACCGCGAGCCCTACCGCGACCGCCGCCTGGACGGCAGCATGGTCCTGCTGGACCACAACCTGTTTTACCTGGTGGATCGGGACGGTAAAATCTATCGCGGCAACTCCGGAATGTTGATGCCCCCGGCGCCCGGCGCCGAGCTGCCGGAGGAATTCCAGCGCCAGTTGACCCAGCTCTTCTCGACCTTCGAGGAGCAGCTCGCCGGCCGTTCCACGGAGGAGCTGTTGGACGACGAGACCCGCGACGCCCTGCGATCCCTCGGCTACGTCGGCTGA
- a CDS encoding ATP-binding cassette domain-containing protein, with amino-acid sequence MNEGVEERDGLLEESAAEDSAARDSVAKDSVAEDGAQDGEGRAVGETGVQEPRTPEAPQAEPPVLEVDVDLRVTGFRIEVQTKLGPSAAVLGPSGAGKSVLLEVIAGLRWAEGRVRVGGRLLQDSDSGLFLPPERRQLGYVPQDGALFPHLSVRRNLLYGRTSSLRPRRPTAKERIELDRLVEALELGDLMERMPSGLSGGEMRRVALGRALLARPRLLLLDEPTTGLDPRRARQARALIQRLRDDLEVPMLIVTHQPEDARALAREVLLLDNGRVQAQGPTETVLRRPEVLLRWPEWGGENQVQATVLAHDAEGGVTRVALEGGGEIAVPLLEALDPGDSVMLAVGAEEVLLATEKPQGLSARNMLETAVDEIIPVGSTIYVRAGRWFARLTPAAVSALDLSVGARVWLVVKTHSWRLVSG; translated from the coding sequence ATGAACGAAGGGGTGGAGGAACGGGACGGCCTGCTCGAAGAGAGCGCTGCTGAAGACAGTGCTGCTAGAGACAGTGTTGCTAAAGACAGCGTTGCCGAAGATGGGGCGCAGGATGGAGAGGGTCGAGCCGTCGGTGAGACTGGTGTCCAGGAGCCGAGAACACCGGAGGCGCCCCAAGCGGAGCCACCGGTGTTGGAGGTGGACGTGGATCTGCGGGTCACCGGCTTCCGCATCGAAGTGCAGACGAAGCTGGGGCCGTCGGCGGCGGTGCTGGGCCCCAGTGGAGCCGGCAAGTCGGTGCTGCTGGAGGTCATCGCTGGCCTGCGCTGGGCCGAGGGAAGGGTGCGGGTGGGCGGACGGCTGCTGCAAGATTCCGACTCCGGCCTCTTCCTGCCCCCGGAGCGCCGCCAGCTGGGCTACGTGCCCCAGGACGGCGCCCTCTTCCCCCACCTGTCGGTGCGCCGCAATCTGCTCTACGGGCGTACCTCCAGCCTGCGCCCCCGGCGGCCCACCGCCAAGGAGCGGATCGAGCTGGACCGTCTGGTGGAAGCTCTGGAGCTGGGGGATCTGATGGAGCGCATGCCCTCCGGCCTGTCCGGCGGCGAGATGCGGCGGGTGGCCCTGGGCCGGGCGCTGCTGGCCCGCCCCCGCCTGCTGCTGCTGGACGAGCCCACCACCGGCCTCGATCCCCGCCGGGCGCGCCAGGCCCGGGCGCTGATCCAGCGCCTGCGGGACGATCTGGAGGTGCCCATGCTCATCGTCACCCACCAGCCGGAGGACGCCCGGGCGCTGGCCCGGGAGGTGCTGCTCCTGGACAACGGCCGCGTCCAGGCCCAGGGCCCCACGGAGACCGTCCTGCGGCGCCCGGAGGTGCTGCTGCGCTGGCCGGAGTGGGGCGGCGAGAATCAAGTCCAGGCGACGGTGCTGGCCCACGACGCCGAGGGCGGAGTGACCCGAGTGGCTCTAGAGGGCGGCGGCGAGATCGCCGTGCCCCTGCTGGAGGCCCTCGACCCGGGAGACTCGGTGATGCTGGCGGTGGGCGCGGAGGAGGTCCTCCTGGCCACCGAAAAGCCCCAGGGCCTCTCCGCCCGCAACATGCTGGAGACGGCGGTGGACGAGATCATCCCCGTAGGCTCCACCATCTACGTCCGCGCCGGCCGCTGGTTCGCCCGCCTCACCCCCGCCGCGGTATCGGCCCTCGACCTGAGCGTCGGCGCCCGGGTGTGGCTGGTGGTCAAGACCCACAGCTGGCGCTTGGTTTCGGGGTGA
- the tmk gene encoding dTMP kinase, whose protein sequence is MNALFITFEGLDGSGKSTHLKRTAEWLERQGVDFETTREPGGTHLGQAIRGIFLDPERGHIDGRVEAMLMFADRRQHLVEMIEPTLAAGRHVLCDRFTDSTLAYQGAGRGVDREVLLAIDRLATHHRRPDHTLLFDLPPELAQQRGQSHARRATAEVDRLDAEGLDFYRRVREGFLALAAAEPRRFTVIDTSGPLEQAWQLTRARLEELLVPSQPPPDQEGT, encoded by the coding sequence ATGAACGCGCTTTTCATCACCTTCGAAGGCCTCGACGGCAGCGGTAAATCGACCCATTTGAAGCGTACCGCCGAGTGGCTCGAAAGGCAGGGGGTCGATTTCGAGACGACTCGGGAGCCCGGGGGGACTCACCTCGGCCAGGCCATCCGGGGGATCTTTCTCGATCCGGAGCGCGGCCACATCGACGGCCGGGTGGAGGCGATGCTGATGTTCGCCGACCGGCGCCAGCATCTGGTGGAGATGATCGAGCCGACCCTCGCCGCCGGCCGCCACGTGCTCTGCGACCGCTTCACCGACTCCACCCTCGCCTACCAGGGCGCCGGCCGCGGGGTGGACCGGGAGGTGCTGCTGGCCATCGACCGCCTGGCCACCCACCACCGGCGGCCGGACCACACTCTGCTCTTCGACCTGCCGCCGGAGCTGGCCCAGCAGCGTGGGCAGTCCCACGCCCGCCGCGCCACCGCCGAGGTCGACCGGTTGGACGCCGAGGGGCTCGACTTCTACCGGCGCGTGCGGGAGGGTTTCTTGGCCCTGGCCGCCGCCGAGCCGCGGCGCTTCACGGTCATCGACACCAGCGGGCCCCTGGAGCAGGCCTGGCAGCTCACGCGGGCTCGGCTGGAGGAGCTGCTGGTGCCGTCCCAGCCGCCGCCGGACCAGGAGGGCACGTGA